CATTCACGATACCGAGTGAAGACGAATAGAGGTTGAGATCGTTAACTCTTAGCGTTGAGAACACGACGACCAGCAAACCTGCACCACCCGCCGCTTGAGCCATGATCGTCACGACGTCCGCGGTGCCTAAGGTCTTGGCTATCAGAATCGCCAAGCCATTGATAATAAACTCCCCGGCCACGATGGTGGCGATAGTGACGCCCAACACATGTTTTTTGTTTTTAGAGTAACGCGTTAAATCGGGCGTCATCAGACTGGCAACAATCGCGCCACCAACGACGATCGTAATACCGGCGCTGATAGATAGCGGTTCGCCATGCGGAGCCAATTGCATAATTTCAGGCAAATTATGGCCAGATAAAACATTAATGGAAATATAGGCGACCAGCAGAATAAACATCGGTACGGCGATTCTGGCTGCAATGCGCAATGCCTTGAAACCAAATGCGACCAAGATGGTGAGGAAACTGCCGGATAAGGCCGCAGCCCAGCCAAAGCCCAGCTTGTGGCCGAGTGCAAAGTCCAAGGATTTAGCAAAAATGGCGTTTTGGATCCCAAACCAGCCGAGCAAACTGACGGCGACCACCACGCCGATCAGCACCGAACCCAAACGGCCAAAACCACACCAGCGCGCCAGCAGGCTGCCGGATATTCCTTCGCGCATACCCGCCAAGCCGAGACCGTAGGTGACAACGCCAAATATGACGCTGCCGATCAGGATTGCCGTAAATGCATCAGTTAGCGACATGGAATTACCCAATACCGCGCCAAGCATGAACTGATCTAGCGCGGTCAACATACCCATATGAACCATAGCAACGCTTAAAAATGAAACCCTTTTATCCTGAGGCACTCTGCTCAATGGATAATCTTCAATTTTGATCACGATAAGGTATACCCTTGTTATTTAGATAAACTGAATCCCTTTTGCCACTAGCCGGTCGGGAATATAATTATCCAAATGCGCAACTTTGCAAAACTCCTCAAATTGTTGCTGCGTATGGACATCAGATTTTTGGTAAATGGTATATATTCTGTTTTCTATTGTTTTGGTACTAATGTTATATATTTTTGCGATTTCTTTAACCGAGCGCCGTTGCAACATTAAAAATATGACGTCTAATTCAGAACGAGTGAACGTCGTATTAATAATTTCAGTGGTGAGAACACTGGGCTTCTGCTGATTTATATATTTGAAAGGAGACAAGCTATTAAGCGGTTTGGCATTCCACATCACGCCAATTAGTTCTTTTTTTTCATTGAAAATAGGCAGCTTTTCACTGATATAAGGCATGAGGAATTATTTCCCGTACCAGTAATGTGTTTCTATTACTGTGACGCGATCCTGAGATTCTTCAGTTCTTTTATCGTGCTCTATAAATTCAGGAGAGAGCTCGGCCCAATGGGCGGGGAATTCATCGTCCCTTTTACCTTCGATATCGAAATCAAGGGGGGTATTGGTATAGAGATAAGCTGCCTGATTCATATAGACATGGCGGGAGTGCAGATCTTTGATGCCCCACGGTTCACTCAAGTGTTCCATCATGGCAATCAGGCCCTTGAAATAAATTTCATTATTTTTATCGGGCAAATCCATGACCACCTCTTCGCTCAAGAATGTATCAGATTTCTTTCGCCAGATAGTGCCGAG
This is a stretch of genomic DNA from Hafnia alvei. It encodes these proteins:
- a CDS encoding cytosine permease, whose product is MIKIEDYPLSRVPQDKRVSFLSVAMVHMGMLTALDQFMLGAVLGNSMSLTDAFTAILIGSVIFGVVTYGLGLAGMREGISGSLLARWCGFGRLGSVLIGVVVAVSLLGWFGIQNAIFAKSLDFALGHKLGFGWAAALSGSFLTILVAFGFKALRIAARIAVPMFILLVAYISINVLSGHNLPEIMQLAPHGEPLSISAGITIVVGGAIVASLMTPDLTRYSKNKKHVLGVTIATIVAGEFIINGLAILIAKTLGTADVVTIMAQAAGGAGLLVVVFSTLRVNDLNLYSSSLGIVNAVEGLTGKRLKYISTTLVIGVLGTTLSVLGILDRFVDFLTVLGVVFPPIIGIMLVDYFILRSHRNILDKTRAEGKLPDDTQTPVIGWAAIIASIVGSIVGLVTEWGIPTINSLLAASLIYWLFKIAVNRNQKPVETETA